The DNA segment CAAAAAATTCGCATTGGATAGGAATGATCACCGAATGGGCTGCTGAAAGCGAATTGATCGTGAGAGGCCCTAGAGCTGGCGGGGAATCAATAATAATATAATCATAAAGCCCCACCACACTCTCTAAGGCGTTTTTGAGCATGAGCTCGCCTCGTTTGTTCTCATCTTGGCTGTCATAAAAGGTTTTTTCAAACCCGGCCAAACCCAAATTAGAAGGCACTAAATCCAAAAAAGGCATTTGGGTTTTTAAGATCACTTGAGAAATTTGCTTACGGCCAATCAGCACATGATAAATATCATAATCAATTTTATCGCGCCTAAAACCCAAGCTTGAAGTGGCGTTGGCTTGAGGGTCAAAATCAATCAACAAGATTTTTTTTTCATGCACCGCTAAAGAAGCCGCTAAATTAACCGCTGTTGTCGTTTTGCCCACACCCCCTTTTTGATTAGCCACTGCAATGATTTCATTCATCATACTCACATCCTATCATAAATCTTACCTTTAATACAAACACGGCCGTCTTCTAACAATTCCGCATCTTTCAAACTCACCGCTTCACCCCAATCATTATGGAAGCTAAAAGAGTTGCTCCTATGAAATTCTAACGCATACTTACTTAAAACTTCCCCCCAAAACAGATTTTCTTCTATTTTTTTTAAAAAGCTCTCTATAATCCAATCATCGCTCGCACCAATATCTAAACACGCCCATTTATTTGAAACCCTATTCACGCCAATGCCGCACACCCGCATGCCTTTATAAACATTAACCAGCACGCCCCCTATTTTTTGACCCCCCAAATACAAATCGTTAGGCCATTTAAGCCAAGTTTGAGAGCCTAGCTCTTTTAAAACTTCTTTGAATAAAAACCCCAAATACAAAGCGTTCGCTTGCATGGGTAAATCTTTAGGCAAATCGCTTGCGTTTAAAGCGAGCGAAAAAGTCAAAGCGCTTTTTGTGCCCTCCCAAATATTCCCCCTACTGCCTATCCCAGCGCTTTGGTTTTTAGCCACAATCAAAACAGGGGCTTTGAGCGCATCGTT comes from the Helicobacter pylori genome and includes:
- the soj gene encoding chromosome partitioning ATPase Soj, with the protein product MNEIIAVANQKGGVGKTTTAVNLAASLAVHEKKILLIDFDPQANATSSLGFRRDKIDYDIYHVLIGRKQISQVILKTQMPFLDLVPSNLGLAGFEKTFYDSQDENKRGELMLKNALESVVGLYDYIIIDSPPALGPLTINSLSAAHSVIIPIQCEFFALEGTKLLLNTIRMLQKSTNPKLKIRGFLPTMHVPQLNLTKGVLAELFKYFDSEFFRDSVTGEYIMIPKSVKLAESPSFGKPILLYDIKSNGSIAYQKLAQSILQG
- a CDS encoding biotin--[acetyl-CoA-carboxylase] ligase; the protein is MRKCEKRVFDSLPSTQTYLLEKLKNDALKAPVLIVAKNQSAGIGSRGNIWEGTKSALTFSLALNASDLPKDLPMQANALYLGFLFKEVLKELGSQTWLKWPNDLYLGGQKIGGVLVNVYKGMRVCGIGVNRVSNKWACLDIGASDDWIIESFLKKIEENLFWGEVLSKYALEFHRSNSFSFHNDWGEAVSLKDAELLEDGRVCIKGKIYDRM